The following coding sequences lie in one Spinacia oleracea cultivar Varoflay chromosome 1, BTI_SOV_V1, whole genome shotgun sequence genomic window:
- the LOC110793048 gene encoding cytochrome P450 78A5 → MCHPTLLSSQQQQQKVPTPDNSASLEFTIMNSMMAYFFKLPLCPETTQQTFFALVFAFLLYFLLHLWLVPGGFAWRSYNLNSDPKLRGPSGWPVVGTLPQMGSLAHRKLATMAASLGCTRLMALSLGTTPVIISSHPETAKEILSSPSFSDRPIKASARLLMFERAIGFAPHGIYWRHLRRISANHMFSPRRISSLEGVRQCLADVMSENLLKEMKGRGGVVELRGILQGVSLKNMLESVFGSNLGSEGEVLGLMVREGYELISAFNLEDYFPLGLLDFNGVKRRCLKLACRVNELLGQIIKVRENDVDFKKKNDFLSVLLSLPDDEQLSQSDMVAVLWETVFRGADTVATLLEWIMARMVLHQDIQAKAQEELDLCIGTNPRRVQDSDLQHLPFLQAIVKEVLRLHPPGPLLSWARLAIHDVHVDKVKIPAGTTAMVNMWAITHDPTIWDDPWAFNPTRFIDEDVSIMGSDLRLAPFGSGRRVCPGRALGLATVHLWLAQMLHEFKWLPTQVAPVDLSERLRLSLEMKKPLACSVVPRNNGIN, encoded by the exons ATGTGTCATCCAACCTTGCTATCctctcaacaacaacaacagaaaGTTCCAACTCCAGACAATTCTGCTAGCTTAGAATTTACCATTATGAACTCCATGATGGCTTATTTCTTTAAACTGCCTCTTTGTCCTGAAACCACCCAACAAACCTTCTTTGCTCTCGTCTTTGCTTTCTTGCTCTATTTTCTACTACACTTGTGGTTGGTCCCCGGAGGCTTTGCATGGCGAAGTTACAACCTGAATTCCGACCCTAAACTCAGGGGTCCATCAGGTTGGCCCGTCGTGGGAACACTTCCTCAAATGGGTTCTTTGGCCCATAGAAAACTAGCCACTATGGCAGCTTCCTTGGGTTGCACTAGGCTCATGGCATTGAGTTTAGGCACCACACCTGTGATCATTAGTAGCCACCCTGAAACTGCTAAGGAAATCCTATCCTCACCTTCATTCTCAGACCGTCCCATAAAAGCCTCGGCCCGTTTGCTGATGTTTGAACGGGCCATCGGGTTTGCTCCCCATGGCATCTACTGGCGCCACCTAAGGAGGATATCGGCAAATCACATGTTCTCTCCTAGGAGAATTTCGAGCCTTGAAGGTGTTCGGCAATGCCTAGCTGATGTAATGTCAGAAAATTTGTTGAAGGAAATGAAGGGTAGAGGAGGAGTTGTGGAGTTAAGAGGGATATTACAGGGAGTCTCTTTGAAAAACATGTTGGAAAGTGTTTTCGGAAGTAATTTGGGTAGCGAAGGGGAGGTGCTAGGGTTGATGGTGAGGGAAGGTTATGAGTTGATTTCTGCATTCAATTTGGAGGATTATTTTCCTTTAGGTCTTTTGGACTTCAATGGAGTGAAAAGGAGATGCCTTAAGTTGGCTTGCAGGGTCAATGAACTTCTAGGTCAGATCATTAAAGTTAGGGAAAATGATGTAGACTTTAAGAAGAAAAATGATTTCCTAAGTGTGTTGCTATCTTTGCCCGATGATGAACAACTAAGTCAATCTGATATGGTGGCTGTTTTATGG GAAACAGTTTTTAGAGGAGCTGACACAGTAGCCACACTTCTTGAATGGATCATGGCTAGAATGGTCCTACACCAAGATATCCAAGCAAAGGCTCAAGAAGAGCTAGACTTATGCATTGGGACTAACCCGAGGCGGGTCCAGGATTCAGATCTCCAACACCTTCCCTTCCTTCAAGCCATAGTCAAGGAAGTACTACGGCTTCACCCACCGGGCCCTCTACTTTCATGGGCTCGCTTAGCAATCCACGATGTCCACGTTGACAAGGTTAAAATTCCAGCTGGCACTACGGCAATGGTCAACATGTGGGCCATAACCCATGACCCGACCATATGGGACGATCCATGGGCCTTCAATCCTACGAGGTTCATCGATGAGGATGTGTCGATCATGGGCTCGGACCTAAGACTTGCTCCATTTGGGTCAGGCCGTAGGGTTTGTCCTGGAAGGGCATTGGGCTTGGCCACCGTTCATTTGTGGTTGGCCCAAATGCTTCACGAGTTCAAGTGGTTGCCAACCCAAGTTGCGCCCGTGGATCTTTCGGAGCGCTTGAGGCTTTCACTTGAAATGAAGAAACCATTGGCTTGCTCGGTGGTTCCTCGTAATAATGGCATAAATTAA